One Setaria italica strain Yugu1 chromosome II, Setaria_italica_v2.0, whole genome shotgun sequence DNA segment encodes these proteins:
- the LOC101772902 gene encoding transcription initiation factor IIB: MSDSFCPDCKKQTEVAFDHSAGDTVCTECGLVLEAHSVDETSEWRTFANESNDNDPVRVGGPTNPLLTDGGLSTVIAKPNGAQGEFLSSSLGRWQNRGSNPDRSLILAFRTIANMADRLGLVATIKDRANEIYKKVEDLKSIRGRNQDAILAACLYIACRQEDRPRTVKEICSVANGATKKEIGRAKEFIVKQLEVEMGQSMEMGTIHAGDFLRRFCSTLGMNNQAVKAAQEAVQRSEELDIRRSPISIAAAVIYMITQLSEDKKPLKDISLATGVAEGTIRNSYKDLYPYASRLIPNTYAKEEDLKNLCTP; the protein is encoded by the exons aTGAGCGACTCCTTCTGCCCGGACTGCAAGAAGCAGACGGAGGTGGCGTTCGACCACTCGGCGGGGGACACGGTGTGCACCGAGTGCGGCCTCGTCCTCGAGGCGCACTCCGTCGACGAGACCTCCGAGTGGCGCACCTTCGCCAACGAGTCCAACGACAACGACCCCGTCCGTGTCGGCGGGCCCACCAACCCGCTCCTCACCGACGGCGGGCTCTCCACCGTCATCGCCAAGCCCAACGGCGCGCAGGGCGagttcctctcctcctccctcggcAGGTGGCAGAACCGCGGCTCCAACCCCGACCGATCCCTCATCCTCGCCTTCCGCACCATCGCCAACATGGCGGACAG GTTGGGCCTTGTGGCTACTATTAAG GATCGAGCCAATGAAATCTACAAGAAGGTTGAAGATCTCAAGTCTATTAGGGGAAGAAATCAAGATGCCATATTAGCTGCTTGTCTGTATATTGCTTGTAGGCAAGAAGATAGGCCTAGAACTGTGAAAG AAATATGTTCAGTTGCTAATGGAGCCACGAAGAAAGAAATTGGCAGAGCAAAAGAATTTATAGTGAAACAACTTGAAGTTGAGATGGGGCAATCTATGGAGATGGGAACCATTCATGCTGGAGATTTCCTG AGGCGTTTCTGTTCAACTCTTGGGATGAACAATCAAGCTGTTAAAGCAGCCCAGGAGGCTGTTCAGCGCTCGGAGGAGCTTGATATAAG GAGGAGCCCTATCTCAATTGCAGCAGCAGTCATCTATATGATAACCCAACTCTCAGAGGACAAGAAGCCACTTAAAG ACATTTCCTTGGCTACTGGTGTGGCAGAAGGCACCATCAGGAATTCATACAAGGATCTGTATCCCTATGCTTCAAGGCTCATCCCTAACACCTACGCCAAGGAGGAAGACCTAAAGAACCTCTGCACACCTTAG
- the LOC101773317 gene encoding triosephosphate isomerase, chloroplastic — protein sequence MAAAPSSLASSHLSRLADPRRAAAAAAPAAPQQLRIGSSRRRAQRVVAMAGSGKFFVGGNWKCNGTKDSISKLVSELNAATLEADVDVVVAPPFIYIDQVKNSLTGRIEVSAQNVWIGKGGAYTGEISAEQLVDIGCQWVILGHSERRHIIGEDDEFIGKKAAYALSQNIKVIACIGELLEEREAGKTFDVCFEQMKAFADSISNWADVVIAYEPVWAIGTGKVATPEQAQEVHAAVRDWLKTNVSPDVASSVRIIYGGSVNAGNCAELAKKEDIDGFLVGGASLKGPDFATIVNSVTAKKVAA from the exons atggccgcggcgccgtcgtccCTCGCGTCCTCCCACCTCTCCCGCCTCGCCGACccccgccgggcggcggcggcggccgcccccgccgccccgcagCAGCTCCGCATCGgcagctcccgccgccgcgcgcagcgCGTCGTCGCCATGGCTGGATCCGGCaag TTCTTCGTCGGGGGCAACTGGAAGTGC AATGGAACAAAGGACTCCATTAGCAAGCTTGTCTCTGAATTGAATGCTGCTACACTTGAAGCTGATGTAG ATGTTGTGGTGGCACCCCCGTTCATTTATATTGACCAGGTCAAGAATTCACTAACTGGCCGCATTGAGGTATCTGCTCAGAATGTATGGATTGGGAAAGGAGGAGCCTACACTGGAGAGATCAG TGCAGAACAATTGGTAGACATCGGCTGTCAATGGGTTATTCTTGGGCACTCTGAGCGTAGACATATTATTGGCGAAGATGATGAG TTTATCGGGAAGAAGGCTGCATATGCATTGAGCCAAAATATTAAGGTTATTGCCTGCATTGGAGAGCTGTTGGAAGAGAGAGAAGCGGGGAAAACTTTTGATGTATGTTTTGAGCAGATGAAGGCTTTTGCAG ATAGTATCTCAAACTGGGCCGATGTTGTAATTGCATATGAGCCCGTTTGGGCTATTGGAACCGGAAAAGTTGCTACTCCTGAGCAAGCCCAGGAAGTTCATGCTGCTGTACGCGATTGGTTGAAGACCAACGTATCACCGGATGTTGCCTCTAGCGTTCGAATAATTTATGGAG GTTCTGTAAATGCAGGCAATTGTGCAGAGCTTGCAAAGAAAGAAGATATTGATGGTTTTCTTGTTGGTGGTGCCTCTCTGAAG GGCCCTGATTTCGCCACCATTGTCAACTCAGTGACTGCCAAGAAAGTTGCAGCCTGA
- the LOC101773729 gene encoding rRNA-processing protein UTP23 homolog isoform X1 has product MRVKKRSKNRKAVKFYSTCFGFREPYKVLIDGTFVHHLLTQRLLPADDALRDLLSASRTPALFTSKCIVAELRRLGKSHAESFDSAQLLATTKCEHDKVVSAVNCVLSLIGDKNPEHFFVATQDADLREKLREIPGVPVIYGLKNSLFIEQPSVQQRKFAQLDEEKRLNMDISEYKKLMKAASEGKTTASENGSDGEQHERPISSLVKNALGVADKSKFKRNRAKGPNPLSCKKKKPKPQPSAIQNQRQNRMEDNLTHGATADGEAKRKRVRKRKRSQKDNKQAEMAS; this is encoded by the exons ATGCGGGTGAAGAAGCGGTCGAAGAACCGCAAAGCGGTCAAGTTCTATTCCACCTGCTTCGGCTTCCGCGAGCCCTACAAGGTCCTCATCGACGGCACCTTCGTCCACCACCTCCTCACCCAGCGCCTCCTCCCGGCCGACGATGCTCTCCGCGACCTCCTCTCGGCTTCCAGGACGCCAGCCCTCTTCACCTCCAAGTGCATCGTCGCAGAGCTCAGGCGACTTGGCAAGTCACATGCCGAATCCTTCGACTCCGCGCAGCTTCTCGCCACAACCAA GTGTGAGCATGACAAGGTTGTCAGTGCAGTGAATTGTGTCCTATCACTGATAGGTGATAAAAATCCTGAGCATTTCTTTGTTGCCACCCAGGATGCTGATCTCCGGGAAAAGCTAAGAGAG ATTCCTGGGGTTCCTGTAATATACGGACTGAAGAACTCCTTGTTTATAGAGCAACCCTCTGTTCAGCAACGCAAATTTGCTCAATTGGACGAGGAGAAGCGTCTCAATATGGACATATCTGAGTATAAGAAGTTAATGAAGGCTGCATCAGAAGGAAAGACAACAGCCAGTGAAAATGGAAGTGACGGAGAACAACATGAGAGGCCTATCAGTTCTCTTGTAAAAAATGCACTTGGTGTTGCAGATAAAAGCAAGTTTAAAAGGAACAGAGCAAAG GGTCCTAACCCACTCTCCTGCAAGAAAAAGAAACCAAAGCCCCAGCCCTCAGCTATTCAAAATCAG AGACAGAACAGAATGGAAGACAACTTAACACAT GGGGCTACGGCTGATGGCGAGGCAAAGAGAAAGAGGGTTCGGAAGCGGAAGAGAAGCCAGAAAGATAACAAGCAAGCAGAGATGGCGAGCTAG
- the LOC101773729 gene encoding rRNA-processing protein UTP23 homolog isoform X2, with protein MRVKKRSKNRKAVKFYSTCFGFREPYKVLIDGTFVHHLLTQRLLPADDALRDLLSASRTPALFTSKCIVAELRRLGKSHAESFDSAQLLATTKCEHDKVVSAVNCVLSLIGDKNPEHFFVATQDADLREKLREIPGVPVIYGLKNSLFIEQPSVQQRKFAQLDEEKRLNMDISEYKKLMKAASEGKTTASENGSDGEQHERPISSLVKNALGVADKSKFKRNRAKGPNPLSCKKKKPKPQPSAIQNQGATADGEAKRKRVRKRKRSQKDNKQAEMAS; from the exons ATGCGGGTGAAGAAGCGGTCGAAGAACCGCAAAGCGGTCAAGTTCTATTCCACCTGCTTCGGCTTCCGCGAGCCCTACAAGGTCCTCATCGACGGCACCTTCGTCCACCACCTCCTCACCCAGCGCCTCCTCCCGGCCGACGATGCTCTCCGCGACCTCCTCTCGGCTTCCAGGACGCCAGCCCTCTTCACCTCCAAGTGCATCGTCGCAGAGCTCAGGCGACTTGGCAAGTCACATGCCGAATCCTTCGACTCCGCGCAGCTTCTCGCCACAACCAA GTGTGAGCATGACAAGGTTGTCAGTGCAGTGAATTGTGTCCTATCACTGATAGGTGATAAAAATCCTGAGCATTTCTTTGTTGCCACCCAGGATGCTGATCTCCGGGAAAAGCTAAGAGAG ATTCCTGGGGTTCCTGTAATATACGGACTGAAGAACTCCTTGTTTATAGAGCAACCCTCTGTTCAGCAACGCAAATTTGCTCAATTGGACGAGGAGAAGCGTCTCAATATGGACATATCTGAGTATAAGAAGTTAATGAAGGCTGCATCAGAAGGAAAGACAACAGCCAGTGAAAATGGAAGTGACGGAGAACAACATGAGAGGCCTATCAGTTCTCTTGTAAAAAATGCACTTGGTGTTGCAGATAAAAGCAAGTTTAAAAGGAACAGAGCAAAG GGTCCTAACCCACTCTCCTGCAAGAAAAAGAAACCAAAGCCCCAGCCCTCAGCTATTCAAAATCAG GGGGCTACGGCTGATGGCGAGGCAAAGAGAAAGAGGGTTCGGAAGCGGAAGAGAAGCCAGAAAGATAACAAGCAAGCAGAGATGGCGAGCTAG
- the LOC101774136 gene encoding E3 ubiquitin ligase BIG BROTHER-related, with protein MDDSKGSGGGGDKPSAEPNPSPNPPPPAAAAAGAGDDGAAAAAAAAAAEAARRPFTALSQEEADLALARVLQEQERAYMLLRMNGGGGEGSDYGSSVAGSYEYDEEAEEDYEEELEHHLRVHHHEHPAGDVDGEGEGAEGSEGAEGSDYEEEFEEDEEGEPEVDPADFEDDEAYARALQDAEEREVAARLMALAGLSDWRAVDVEHEEDHVNDPQEAWQEVDPDEYSYEELVALGEVVGTESRGLSADTLASLPSVKYKAQNVQDGNTEQCVICRVEFEDGESLIALPCKHSYHPECINQWLQINKVCPMCSAEVSTSGNKEA; from the exons ATGGACGATTcgaaggggagcggcggcgggggcgataAGCCCAGCGCCGAGCCCAACCCTAGCCCGAATCCGCCCCCACCtgccgcggcggctgccgggGCCGGGGACGAcggtgccgccgcagccgcggccgcggctgcggccgaggcggcgaggcggccTTTCACGGCCCTCAGCCAGGAGGAGGCCGACCTCGCCCTCGCCCGCGTCCTGCAGGAGCAG GAGCGGGCGTACATGTTGCTTCGGatgaacggcggcggcggcgagggcagcgACTACGGGAGCTCCGTGGCCGGGAGCTACGAGTACGacgaggaggccgaggaggactacgaggaggagctggagcacCACCTCCGCGTCCACCACCACGAGCACCCCGCGGGCGATGTTGatggcgagggcgagggcgccGAGGGCTCCGAGGGTGCCGAGGGGAGCGActacgaggaggagttcgaggaggatgaggaagggGAGCCAGAGGTAGATCCCGCGGACTTTGAGGACGACGAGGCATACGCCCGTGCGCTGCAGGATGCTGAGGAGCGTGAGGTCGCTGCGCGGCTTATGGCTCTCGCTGGTCTCAGCGATT GGCGAGCAGTGGATGTGGAGCATGAGGAGGATCATGTGAATGATCCACAG GAGGCATGGCAGGAGGTTGATCCAGATGAATACTCTTATGAG GAGCTAGTTGCATTGGGCGAAGTAGTTGGTACAGAAAGCAGAGGTCTCTCTGCTGATACACTTGCTTCTTTACCTTCAGTGAAGTACAAGGCACAAAATGTTCAGGATGGCAACACTGAGCA ATGTGTAATTTGCCGTGTGGAATTTGAGGATGGTGAATCTTTGATTGCCCTTCCCTGCAAGCACTCATACCATCCTGAATGCATAAACCAGTGGCTGCAAATAAATAAG GTATGCCCTATGTGCAGCGCAGAAGTTTCAACCTCAGGCAACAAGGAGGCGTAA
- the LOC105913805 gene encoding trithorax group protein osa-like, producing the protein MEHQGGFGGNPSGHFTPSFPTPANIGAQASHQAPFQANGSEPFISGAGMPWPGHPNANALAPPAAAVAPQTFQPESHPYWAMPPAGALNASPFQHFSGAAARPVRGEELAARVAAININILASQPFHPNNYTHGGWPQQAPPAGANSYGGATGWAPPMPHPAGWQTSWAPPAQQPGGEAMSWAPPAQQPGGQMSWTPPVQQQPGGQAMSWAAPAQQPGGEAMSWAPPEQRRRVPAAPPASGSAQAQPPVMMTSKSLEEFLMEAGIIDERAVDNMIIENLIKDLMGDGTAESGPVQPGGPVVSLGGYGQPPPSAAGSSSSVWAGQRSDQLLAEAKMRIWSDPKSSRS; encoded by the exons ATGGAGCATCAAGGAGGTTTTGGAGGAAACCCGTCGGGCCACTTCACGCCGTCTTTCCCGACTCCGGCCAACATCGGCGCTCAGGCAAGTCATCAGGCCCCTTTCCAGGCAAACGGATCCGAGCCTTTCATCAGTGGCGCGGGGATGCCGTGGCCCGGTCATCCTAATGCCAacgcgctggcgccgccggcggcggccgtggcgcccCAGACTTTCCAGCCCGAGAGCCACCCCTACTGGGCCATGCCGCCGGCTGGTGCGCTGAACGCGAGCCCGTTCCAACACttcagcggcgcggcggcgcggccggtgcGCGGCGAGGAGCTCGCGGCGCGCGTGGCGGCCATTAACATAAACATCTTGGCGTCCCAGCCTTTTCATCCCAACAACTACACCCACGGCGGCTGGCCGCAGCAGGCTCCGCCGGCTGGGGCGAACAGTTATGGCGGCGCCACGGGCTGGGCGCCTCCCATGCCGCACCCTGCTGGTTGGCAGACGAGCTGGGCGCCTCCAGCGCAGCAACCTGGTGGAGAGGCGATGAGCTGGGCGCCTCCAGCGCAGCAACCTGGTGGTCAGATGAGCTGGACGCCTCCAGTGCAGCAGCAACCTGGTGGACAGGCGATGAGCTGGGCTGCTCCAGCGCAGCAACCTGGTGGAGAGGCGATGAGCTGGGCGCCTCCAGAGCAGCGCCGGCGTGTTCCGGCGGCGCCTCCGGCCAGCGGCTCAGCCCAGGCGCAGCCGCCGGTGATGATGACGAGCAAGAGCTTGGAGGAGTTCCTCATGGAGGCCGGCATCATCGACGAGCGGGCCGTCGATAACATGATCATTGAAAATCTCATTAAGGATCTGATGGGAGACGGGACGGCGGAGTCGGGCCCAGTGCAGCCTGGCGGCCCGGTGGTTAGCCTCGGGGGGTATGGGCAGCCTCCTCCTTCGGCGGCGggttcctcctcctctgtctgGGCCGGGCAGAGATCAGATCAG CTGCTCGCGGAAGCCAAGATGAGGATCTGGAGCGATCCGAAGTCATCAAGGAGCTGA
- the LOC101774542 gene encoding protein XAP5 CIRCADIAN TIMEKEEPER isoform X2 — MSGFGDGYVGTAQDAVKIRRLEKQREAERRKIEELKNKSADGQPGLLQFGSSTSEILETAFKKETVGLVTREQYVEKRVNIRTKIEEEEKEKLQKLQQEEEELQMQKRKKRRVKGDPRLSFYDDIENGSDEDDFENQTQKKNGPIKLGKDPTVETSFLPDREREAEEQAERERLKKQWLCEQELIKNEPLSITYSYWDGTGHRRVIQVRKGDTIGEFLRAVQQQLAPEFREVRTTSVENLLYVKEDLIIPHQHSFYELIINKARGKSGPLFHFDVHEDVRTIADATKEKDESHAGKVVERHWYEKNKHIFPASRWEIYDPTKKWERYTIHGD, encoded by the exons ATGTCGGGGTTCGGTGATGGGTACGTGGGGACGGCGCAGGACGCGGTGAAGATCCGGCGGCTGGAGAAGCAGCGCGAGGCGGAGCGACGCAAGATCGAGGAGCTCAAGAACAAGTCCGCTGACGGGCAGCCCGGCCTCCTCCAGTTCGGCTCCAGCACCTCCGAG ATTCTTGAGACTGCATTTAAGAAGGAAACAGTTGGTCTCGTCACAAGGGAGCAGTATGtcgagaag AGGGTTAACATTCGGACCAAGatcgaggaggaagagaaagagaaactTCAGAAGTTGCAACAAGA AGAAGAAGAATTGCAAatgcagaaaaggaaaaagaggagAGTGAAGGGCGATCCACGCCTATCTTTCTATGACGACATTGAGAACGGAAGTGATGAAGATGATTTTGAGAATC AAActcaaaagaaaaatggccCTATCAAACTTGGAAAGGATCCAACCGTCGAGACAAGTTTTCTGCCTGACAG AGAGAGGGAGGCAGAGGAACAAGCAGAACGAGAACGACTAAAGAAGCAGTGGTTGTGTGAGCAGGAATTGATCAAAA ATGAACCTCTCTCAATTACTTACAGTTACTGGGATGGGACTGGACACAGGAGAGTTATCCAG GTCCGTAAAGGTGACACTATTGGAGAATTCCTAAGGGCAGTTCAACAGCAGCTTGCCCCTGAGTTCCGTGAAGTACGGACAACGTCAGTAGAGAACCTACTTTATGTGAAGGAAGATCTTATTATCCCTCAT CAACACAGTTTCTATGAATTGATCATCAACAAAGCGAGGGGGAAGAGTGGACCG CTTTTCCATTTCGATGTTCATGAGGATGTTCGAACCATTGCTGatgcaacaaaagaaaaggatgag TCTCACGCGGGCAAAGTTGTAGAGAGGCATTGGTACGAGAAAAACAAGCATATATTCCCTGCCTCAAGATGGGAG ATCTATGACCCAACTAAAAAGTGGGAGCGCTACACAATCCATGGGGATTAG
- the LOC101774542 gene encoding protein XAP5 CIRCADIAN TIMEKEEPER isoform X1 encodes MSGFGDGYVGTAQDAVKIRRLEKQREAERRKIEELKNKSADGQPGLLQFGSSTSEILETAFKKETVGLVTREQYVEKRVNIRTKIEEEEKEKLQKLQQEEEELQMQKRKKRRVKGDPRLSFYDDIENGSDEDDFENQETQKKNGPIKLGKDPTVETSFLPDREREAEEQAERERLKKQWLCEQELIKNEPLSITYSYWDGTGHRRVIQVRKGDTIGEFLRAVQQQLAPEFREVRTTSVENLLYVKEDLIIPHQHSFYELIINKARGKSGPLFHFDVHEDVRTIADATKEKDESHAGKVVERHWYEKNKHIFPASRWEIYDPTKKWERYTIHGD; translated from the exons ATGTCGGGGTTCGGTGATGGGTACGTGGGGACGGCGCAGGACGCGGTGAAGATCCGGCGGCTGGAGAAGCAGCGCGAGGCGGAGCGACGCAAGATCGAGGAGCTCAAGAACAAGTCCGCTGACGGGCAGCCCGGCCTCCTCCAGTTCGGCTCCAGCACCTCCGAG ATTCTTGAGACTGCATTTAAGAAGGAAACAGTTGGTCTCGTCACAAGGGAGCAGTATGtcgagaag AGGGTTAACATTCGGACCAAGatcgaggaggaagagaaagagaaactTCAGAAGTTGCAACAAGA AGAAGAAGAATTGCAAatgcagaaaaggaaaaagaggagAGTGAAGGGCGATCCACGCCTATCTTTCTATGACGACATTGAGAACGGAAGTGATGAAGATGATTTTGAGAATC AAGAAActcaaaagaaaaatggccCTATCAAACTTGGAAAGGATCCAACCGTCGAGACAAGTTTTCTGCCTGACAG AGAGAGGGAGGCAGAGGAACAAGCAGAACGAGAACGACTAAAGAAGCAGTGGTTGTGTGAGCAGGAATTGATCAAAA ATGAACCTCTCTCAATTACTTACAGTTACTGGGATGGGACTGGACACAGGAGAGTTATCCAG GTCCGTAAAGGTGACACTATTGGAGAATTCCTAAGGGCAGTTCAACAGCAGCTTGCCCCTGAGTTCCGTGAAGTACGGACAACGTCAGTAGAGAACCTACTTTATGTGAAGGAAGATCTTATTATCCCTCAT CAACACAGTTTCTATGAATTGATCATCAACAAAGCGAGGGGGAAGAGTGGACCG CTTTTCCATTTCGATGTTCATGAGGATGTTCGAACCATTGCTGatgcaacaaaagaaaaggatgag TCTCACGCGGGCAAAGTTGTAGAGAGGCATTGGTACGAGAAAAACAAGCATATATTCCCTGCCTCAAGATGGGAG ATCTATGACCCAACTAAAAAGTGGGAGCGCTACACAATCCATGGGGATTAG
- the LOC101775206 gene encoding basic proline-rich protein: protein MASLAILLLLARFSSSIAVSSNSYISRSAEQQVIATVAPAIVPDVDGQSAQPFLTSPSGSYAAYLRRAVDAAAGLGGDACYVQVQQAGVGAGSGSLWESDCTPVGGADACDLAFSPVGLELFAGGHSLWDTGVDGNPGTLSLDDVGDMKIVSKEGVTVWTASGEPWTGQQCGAPLPVSSAPSVDSVLPPPSAAGAKLVTPPSATLAGAGSTDFPSGDQPAPPPVDTLPDLPVQPPVDTAPEQPLSPPPADASPDLPDLPLPPPPAYTSPDSPDQPLPPPPPADMSPDEPLYSSPPPAPSTSGPDPDTPVPPFGVPLAAPPTGASSLPGTATSPGEPGSPGGVPFSGPSPAGMPHPHGPAHPHQLPLGASPPLPDAVAPGVHGGGAGKPGVPLGHGQQPEEQGVFGQQPQLLNGEGHSLEESSGGWSGSERGRVAACMALLAAMTLGFGF from the coding sequence ATGGCTTCtctcgccatcctcctcctcttggcgCGCTTCTCCAGCTCCATCGCCGTCTCCTCCAACTCCTACATCTCGAGGAGCGCCGAGCAGCAGGTCATCGCCACCGTCGCGCCGGCCATTGTTCCTGACGTCGACGGCCAGAGCGCGCAGCCGTTCCTCACCTCGCCCTCCGGGTCGTACGCCGCGTACCTCCGCCGCGcggtggacgccgccgccggcctcggcggGGACGCGTGCTATGTCCAAGTCCAGCAGGCgggcgtcggcgccggcagcggcagcttGTGGGAGTCGGACTGCACGCCGGTGGGCGGCGCCGACGCGTGCGACCTCGCGTTCTCGCCGGTGGGGCTCGAGCTCTTCGCCGGCGGGCACTCGTTGTGGGACACCGGGGTCGACGGCAACCCTGGGACGCTGAGCCTTGACGACGTCGGCGACATGAAGATTGTTAGCAAGGAAGGTGTGACGGTGTGgacggcgagcggcgagccATGGACGGGGCAGCAGTGCGGGGCGCCCTTGCCGGTGTCATCGGCACCTTCGGTGGACAGCGTGCTTCcaccgccgtcggccgccggcgCGAAGCTTGTGACGCCGCCGTCAGCGACTCTTGCCGGTGCAGGGAGCACGGACTTTCCTTCCGGAGACCAACCAGCGCCGCCACCAGTCGACACGCTGCCCGACTTGCCCGTCCAGCCGCCCGTCGACACAGCGCCCGAGCAGCcactgtcgccgccgccagcagaCGCGTCTCCCGACTTGCCGGAcctgccgttgccgccgccgccggcttacACGTCTCCCGACTCCCCAGAccagccgctgccgccacccccgccAGCTGACATGTCGCCGGACGAGCCGCTGTACTCgtctccacctcctgctccgtCTACCTCTGGCCCTGACCCTGACACGCCAGTGCCACCTTTCGGcgtgccgctcgccgccccgccGACCGGCGCCTCGTCACTCCCAGGCACCGCCACGTCGCCTGGCGAGCCAGGCTCACCAGGCGGCGTGCCCTTCTCGGGACCATCGCCTGCGGGCATGCCGCACCCGCACGGGCCGGCGCATCCGCACCAGCTGCCGCTCggagcctcgccgccgctgccggacgcGGTGGCGCCGGGCGTGCACGGCGGGGGGGCCGGGAAGCCCGGGGTCCCCTTGGGCCACGGGCAGCAGCCAGAGGAGCAAGGCGTGTTCGGCCAGCAGCCGCAGCTGCTCAACGGCGAGGGACACTCGCTGGAGGAGAGCTCCGGCGGCTGGTCGGGAAGCGAGCGCGGCAGGGTGGCCGCGTGCATGGCCTTGCTCGCTGCGATGACATTGGGCTTTGGCTTttag
- the LOC101774155 gene encoding probable E3 ubiquitin-protein ligase ATL44, giving the protein MRVFGGGCAREHYASGRSLLGAAPPVPAPSLEAQRAHLERVLGATAIVLFLASVSYVTLTAIFGFLCAGGGSRRPDGGTGAPEPAAAEETKRALEEIPVVVVAVPVPDPDRGAEGEECAVCLAEYACGEEVRVLPACRHGFHRECVDRWLLTRAPTCPVCRAPVATRPEGHGGKACATGDAALPAIAVGP; this is encoded by the coding sequence atGCGCGTGttcggcggcggctgcgcgcgGGAGCACTACGCCTCCGGCCGCAGCCTCCTCGgtgcggcgccgccggtgccggcccCGTCGCTCGAGGCGCAGCGCGCGCACCTGGAGCGGGTGCTCGGGGCGACCGCGATCGTGCTCTTCCTCGCCAGCGTGTCGTACGTGACGCTCACCGCCATCTTCGGCTTCCTCTGCGCCGGGGGCGGGTCCCGGCGACCCGACGGCGGGACGGGGGCGCCGGagcccgcggccgccgaggagaCCAAGCGCGCGCTCGAGGAGATCCccgtcgtggtggtggcggtgccggTGCCGGACCCTGATCGCGGCGCCGAGGGCGAGGAGTGCGCGGTGTGCCTGGCGGAGTACGCGTGCGGGGAGGAGGTGCGCGTGCTCCCCGCCTGCCGCCACGGGTTCCACCGCGAGTGCGTGGACCGGTGGCTGCTCACGCGCGCGCCCACCTGCCCCGTGTGCCGcgcccccgtcgccacccgcccgGAGGGGCACGGCGGCAAGGCCTGCGCCACCGGCGATGCCGCGCTTCCTGCAATAGCTGTAGGTCCCTAG